Part of the Zingiber officinale cultivar Zhangliang chromosome 6A, Zo_v1.1, whole genome shotgun sequence genome, TGCATTCGAGACGCAACAGAGTAGCTTTACAATGCTGGCATGCCGGATTGAGCCCAAAATCTTGACTTCAGCCTCCAAGGCCTTCCCCATCTTCCAGTCTATCTTTCCGGTATTCCGAATTTTCTTTACGGCAACTGTCATGCTGGTGTGATTGCTGATGTCGATTCTGTACACACCCTCCCTTGCACTGTTAGCTTACCTATTATGTTGGCTTCAGTGAAGTCCACTTTCTGAAAAGAAGTGAGCTTCAACGGCAGCTCATCAACGATGTCGGGCTGCCGGTGGCACATTAATATCCCCATCACAGTAACCATCAGGAGCATGAATCCACTGAGCGCTAGCAATATTATGATCAGTCTCTGCGAAGACATACTATCGATACTGGCCGTGCGGTGTGCACAAAGTTTGAGCTTGACTATGGACTTGGAGGAGCAGAGATCGGGATTTGCTGAAAAGCTTTGCTCGTAATCTTGGTTCTGCAACTGAAGGGGTATCTCGCCGGATAGTTGGTTGTGAGACAAGTTAAGGGAGATGAGTTTAAGGTTGCCCATCTCCAGCGGAATTGGCCCTGATAGCATGTTCCATGAAAGGTCTATTATTTTGAGCTCCGACAACAGTCCAATTTCTGGCGGGATGTTTCCCGAGAGGTTGTTGTTCTTGAGGTTGAGCTCTGTAAGTGACTTCAAAGCGGATATGTCTGCTGGAATTGAACCGGAGATTTGATTTCCATCAAGCAATAGATTCAGGAGCCTCGACATTCCGGTGAGTACTGCTGGAATTTCGCCTGAGAACCTATTGTTACTCGCTTTGAGAACTTGCAGTTCTGGAGTTGAGGACGGGATTTTTCCAAAGAAGAGGTTGTCTTCGATTTCCAAGCGCGTTAGGCTTCTTGGCAGTGTGTCCGGCAAAGTGCCAGACAAGAGGTTGTGATGGATCAACACCGTCGTCAAATTTACTGCAGTCGACCATATCTTGAAGGGAAACTCGCCGGAGAAGCTATTGTTATAGAGTTGAATGTTAGTCAAGGTGTGACACTCATCGGCGAGAAACGCTGTCAGTTCGccggagaagttgttgttgaagACCACCACCGAATTCAGAGCTCCTTTTGCACACAGGCCTTCAGGCAAGCTGCCGGAAATCCTGTTGTCTGATACCTCAAAATTCGTCAGCTTGGAGTGGTTCCCGAGCTCTGTTGGCAAAACTCCACTGAACCGGTTACCGAAGAGCCTAATGTCATATAGCTTGGGAAGAAAGGCGATGTCGTTGGGAATCTCGCCGGATAGTTCATTGTAGTACATGAACAACTTGGTGAGATTGAAGAGGTTGCCG contains:
- the LOC121995238 gene encoding receptor-like protein kinase HSL1; the protein is MGGKETNSTVHISSTFILNKILIWLHLLLISKATTVAHAAHQEQRILLRLRAHWSSTSALSSWSTSAPHCQWPGVQCKNGGFVNGISVPNMNIAQSVPAFICDLNNLSHLDLAYNNIATGFPTGLYRCSSLQYLDLSQNYFVGEIPGDIDKLSSRLRHLDLSGNNFTGDVPPSIGRIKSLQFLHLDSNQLNGSFPAELGQLSMLQNLTLAYNQFANQRIPDEFGNMRSLKYLWMSETQVTGEIPESFQNLKELEHLDLAMNLLNGSIPESIWSLEKLKRIYLYANELSGEISGEIRATGLEEIDVSINSLNGSIPVGFGNLFNLTKLFMYYNELSGEIPNDIAFLPKLYDIRLFGNRFSGVLPTELGNHSKLTNFEVSDNRISGSLPEGLCAKGALNSVVVFNNNFSGELTAFLADECHTLTNIQLYNNSFSGEFPFKIWSTAVNLTTVLIHHNLLSGTLPDTLPRSLTRLEIEDNLFFGKIPSSTPELQVLKASNNRFSGEIPAVLTGMSRLLNLLLDGNQISGSIPADISALKSLTELNLKNNNLSGNIPPEIGLLSELKIIDLSWNMLSGPIPLEMGNLKLISLNLSHNQLSGEIPLQLQNQDYEQSFSANPDLCSSKSIVKLKLCAHRTASIDSMSSQRLIIILLALSGFMLLMVTVMGILMCHRQPDIVDELPLKLTSFQKVDFTEANIIGKLTVQGRVCTESTSAITPA